One region of Cetobacterium sp. ZOR0034 genomic DNA includes:
- the rfbA gene encoding glucose-1-phosphate thymidylyltransferase RfbA: MKGIILAGGTGSRLYPVTAVISKQVVPIYDKPMIYYPLSVLMLANIKDILLISTARDIPMFRELLGDGSTLGIKISYEIQDSPKGLAEAFIIGENFIGNDSVALILGDNLFYGHGFTGILERASSLKSGANIFGYFVKNPKEFGVVEFAEDGRVVSLEEKPEIPKSNYAVPGIYFYDNSVIEKAKRVLPSERGELEITSINRMYLEEGRLNVINLGRGMAWLDTGTFDGLLEASNFVKTIQSRQGIMIACLEEIAYLKGWIDKETLLKRGAELSKTTYGEYLLSCI; the protein is encoded by the coding sequence TATATGATAAACCTATGATATACTACCCTCTCTCTGTACTGATGTTAGCTAATATAAAGGATATACTACTTATAAGTACGGCAAGAGATATACCGATGTTTCGTGAGCTCTTAGGGGATGGAAGTACTCTTGGAATAAAGATAAGTTATGAGATTCAAGACTCGCCAAAGGGATTGGCTGAGGCCTTTATAATCGGAGAGAACTTTATAGGGAATGACTCTGTCGCACTTATTCTTGGGGACAACCTTTTCTATGGGCACGGATTCACTGGGATATTGGAACGAGCGAGCTCTTTGAAGAGTGGAGCCAACATATTTGGATATTTTGTTAAAAATCCAAAGGAGTTTGGGGTTGTGGAGTTTGCTGAGGATGGAAGAGTGGTATCTTTAGAGGAGAAGCCAGAGATACCAAAGTCAAATTACGCTGTTCCGGGGATATATTTCTATGACAACAGTGTGATAGAGAAAGCTAAAAGAGTGCTACCCTCAGAGCGTGGTGAGTTAGAGATCACCTCTATAAATAGGATGTATTTAGAAGAGGGGCGATTGAATGTTATCAATCTGGGTCGTGGAATGGCTTGGCTTGATACGGGGACCTTCGATGGGCTTTTAGAGGCGAGTAACTTTGTGAAGACGATTCAGAGTCGGCAAGGGATAATGATAGCGTGTTTAGAGGAGATAGCTTATCTGAAGGGGTGGATAGATAAAGAAACTCTGCTGAAAAGAGGAGCTGAACTTTCGAAGACAACATATGGAGAGTATCTTCTAAGTTGTATATAG